One genomic region from Pyxicephalus adspersus chromosome 1, UCB_Pads_2.0, whole genome shotgun sequence encodes:
- the PANX1 gene encoding pannexin-1 → MAIAHIATEYVFSDFLLKDPPESKYKGLRLELAVDKIVSCIGVGLPLLLISLAFAQEITMGAQISCFAPSSFSWRQAAYVDSFCWAAVQQKHLSHSDSGNIPLWLHKFFPYILLLVAILLYLPSLFWRFTAAPHLCSDLKFIMEELDKSYNRAIKAANSITSKKDGSASSPTINDNLAQSAWEISESHFKYPFVEQYLKTKKNSLHLIIKYLICRSLTLTIILLACIYLGYYISLFSLTDEFSCNIRTGILKNDTSLPSLIQCKLIAVGVFRLLSYINLIVYVLMMPFVVYTMLVPFRKRSNVLKVYELLPTFSVYQCPSKNYDDLSLFLLFLEENVSELKSYKYLKVLENLKGTGEDFDTMQLLTSLGTVKTDTVDGKMAGFKTGALPPAEKNSTELKDLATSDGLKTSTEDKKVRQRLLDSSC, encoded by the exons ATGGCCATCGCTCACATCGCCACCGAATACGTCTTCTCAGACTTCCTGCTGAAGGATCCGCCCGAGTCCAAGTACAAGGGGCTGCGGCTGGAGCTGGCGGTGGATAAGATCGTGTCATGTATCGGTGTCGGGCTCCCCCTGCTCCTCATATCGCTGGCATTCGCCCAGGAGATCACCATGG GTGCACAGATCAGCTGCTTCGCCCCCAGTTCCTTCTCATGGAGACAGGCCGCCTATGTGGACTCTTTCTGTTGGGCGGCCGTCCAGCAGAAACACTTGTCGCACAGTGACTCGGGCAACATCCCTCTGTGGCTTCACAAG TTTTTCCCATATATTCTGCTGCTTGTGGCAATACTTCTCTACTTGCCGTCCTTATTCTGGAGGTTCACAGCGGCTCCTCATCTCTGCTCAGATCTGAAATTTATTATGGAAGAACTGGATAAGTCTTACAACAGGGCCATCAAAGCTGCCAATAGCATAACAAGCAAGAAGGACGGCAGTGCCAGCTCCCCGACAATAAATGACAACCTGGCACAAAG TGCCTGGGAGATTTCAGAAAGCCACTTCAAGTACCCGTTCGTCGAGCAGTATCTCAAGACTAAGAAGAACTCTCTTCATCTAATAATCAAGTACCTCATTTGTCGTTCTCTGACATTGACCATTATCCTGCTGGCTTGCATCTACCTCGGCTATTATATCAGCCTTTTTTCTCTGACCGATGAATTCAGCTGCAACATCCGAACCGGCATATTAAAAAATGACACTTCACTGCCCTCCTTAATACAGTGCAAGCTGATTGCGGTGGGGGTCTTCAGGCTGCTAAGTTATATTAACCTGATTGTGTATGTTTTAATGATGCCCTTTGTGGTGTACACCATGCTTGTGCCATTTAGGAAACGGTCCAATGTTCTAAAAGTTTACGAATTGCTCCCTACATTCAGTGTCTACCAGTGCCCCTCCAAAAACTATGACGACCTCAGCCTGTTCCTTCTGTTCCTGGAAGAGAATGTCAGTGAGCTGAAGTCCTACAAATATCTCAAGGTGCTGGAAAATCTTAAGGGTACTGGAGAAGACTTTGATACCATGCAACTCCTAACGTCACTAGGAACCGTGAAGACAGACACAGTCGATGGCAAGATGGCTGGGTTTAAAACCGGAGCATTACCTCCTGCAGAAAAGAACTCCACAGAACTTAAAG aTCTGGCCACGTCCGATGGGTTGAAGACCTCCACAGAAGACAAAAAAGTTCGTCAGAGGCTCCTAGACTCATCGTGCTAA